A window of Micromonospora eburnea genomic DNA:
AGGTGCCCGGGGTGTGGGTCGCGGGCAACGTGACCGACCTGGCCGCCCAGGTCGGCGGCGCCGCCGCGGCCGGCACCGTGGCGGCGGCGGCGATCAACGCCGACCTGGTCGCCGAGGAGACCCGGCAGGCGGTGGCCGCCTACCGGGATCCGTTCTCGCCCGTGTCCGAGGCGCAAGTCAGCGAGCTGGTGGCGGGTGACCGCCGCCACGGCTGGTGAGTCAGGAGGAAGAACGGCCCGCCGCCTCGGTTCGGCGTCGCCCTGGGACGGCGGCCGGCTGGTCCACCGGGCAGCAACGACGAGTTCCGGACCGGTGCCGGACGCGCGGGCCCGACCTCGGCCGGAGGGCTGGCCGGCTACCCGGCCGGCCCTCCGGCGGTCACCGGGCCGGGCCCGGTGCGGCGCGGCTCAGCGTCGCCACTTCTGGTTCGCCCCACCGGTGCAATCCCAGATCTGGAGACGGGTGCCGTCGGCGGAGCTGACGTTGGTGGCGTCCAGGCACTTGTTGGACTGCGGGTTGACGATGTCGCCGGCCGAGGTGAACACCCAGCGCTGGGCGCCGGTGCCGTTGCAGTCGTAGAGCTGCACCTTGGCCCCGTTGGCGGTCGAGCCGCCCGTGACGTCCATGCACTTGCCGAGGGCGCGTACCGAACCGTCGGCGTTCCAGCTCCAGCGCTGCGCGGCGGTGTCGTTGCAGGTCCAGAGCTGGATCGGCGTCCCGTTGGCGGTGTTGGCGCTGGCGACGTCCACGCACTTGTTGCCGTATCCGACGATCTGGCCGCCGGTGCCGTCACCGCCGCTGTCCCAGGCCTGGACCCGGACGTAGTCGACGACCATCGTCTGCGGGAAGACCGTGCTGCCGTCCGGTGAGCCGGGCCAGTTGCCACCCACCGCCACGTTCATGATCATAAAGAACGGGTGGTCGAAGACCCATCGGTTGCCGCCCGCGTCCGCCGGGGTCTTGCGGGAGTACGCCACACCGTCGAGGTACCAGGTGACGGAGTCGGGCGCCCAGTCGACGGCGTAGGTGTGGAAGGCGTCGGCGAGGGCCTGGCCACCGGGCAGCGAGGTCTGACCGGTCAGCGGGTTGCCGCCGGAGTAGCCCGGCCCGTGCAGGCTGCCGTGCACGGTGGACGGTTCGCGGCCGATGTTCTCCATGATGTCGATCTCGCCGCTGTTGGGCCACGGGTTGGTGGCGATGTCGTTGCCCAGCATCCAGAACGCCGGCCAGATCCCCTGACCCCGGGGAATCTTGATCCGTGCCTCGAACCGGCCGTACGCCTGGGTGAAGGTGCTGGCGGTCAGCAGCCGCGCCGAGGTGTACTGGCAGCTGCCGTACCAGCAGGAGTAGCCGGACGGGTTCTCCCGGCGGGCGGTGATCACCAGGTTTCCGTTGCCGTCGAGGGCGGCGTTGCGGGTGTTCGAGGTGTAGTACTGCAGCTCGTTGTTGCCCCAGCCGCCGCCGCCGATGTCGTAGCGCCACTTGCCGGCGTCCGGCGGCGCGCCGGCCGGCCCGTTGAAATCATCGGACCAGGTGACCGCGCCAGGTGCCGCCAGGGCGGGCGTGCTCGTGGTCGCCGTGAACGCCACCGTGAGGCCCACGCTCGCGAGGGCCACGGCGGCGATGGTGCGGATACTGCGCACAGATGCCTCCCCATGGTCGGTCGTCCCGCCTCGACACGACCCGGCGGGCCGAACAGTTAACAAACCATAAAAATAGACATCTTTAAAGCTATGAATGAAGGTGTCGGGTGTCAAGAGAGCGCTCCCCGGTGGGGCAGCGGGGGTGCCGCCCGCCCGGCGGAGGCCATGGGTGGAGCCCTTCCCGGGTGCGGCATCCGCATTCGAGGTCGGTTTCGGGCAAGCGATGGGGGCGTCCGGGTTTGCGGCGGCGCGGCGTGTTCCGGGAGGAGGCCGGCCGGCCGTCGGCGTGAGATCACCGGCGACTCAGGTCAAAGGCGGTCGCCGAACATGCCCGGGCCGGCCGGTCGAACGCGTTCCGGGAAGGGCCGGCGTGGCGGCCGGCTCAGCGAACCTGGTGGCGTCCCTTGAGGCGGCGGCCCAACTCGCGGGCGATCTCCCGGTTGGCGTCCCGCTCGGCGAGGGCCTGCCGCTTGTCGTACGACTTCTTGCCCTTCGCCAGGCCCAGCTCGACCTTCGCCCAGCCGTTGGAGAAGTACATCGACAGTGGCACCAGGGTCAGGCCGCTCTCGCGCAGCTTCTCCAGGATCCGGGCGATCTCCACCCGGTGCAGCAGCAGCTTGCGGGTGCGCCGGGGCGCGTGGTTGGTCCACGTGCCGTAGCCGTACTCGGCGATGTGCAGGCCGTACAGCATGATCTCGCCGTCGCGCTCCTGGGCGAACGCGTCGACCAGTGAGACCCGCCCCTCGCGCAGCGATTTCACCTCGGTGCCGGCCAGCACGATTCCGGCCTCGTACGTCTTGAGGATGGTGTAGTCGTGCCGCGCCTTCTTGTTGGAGGCGACGAGCTTTCGCCCGTTCTCCCTGGCCACGCCCACCTCCCGCTTGTCGACGGGGAGCAGGATACCCGGCTGACCCGGGACCGGTGGCTTCGAACACCAGGCTCTGTCCGCAGCGGGGAGGGCCTGGCCGCCCGGGTGACGGCCAGGCCCCCGGGTCAGCAGGTGGAGTTGCTCTGGGTCAGCAGGCCGAGCCGCCAGGGCAGACCGTTGTAGTCGCCGCCCGCGTCGGGGTCCATGCCCTGGTACAGGTAGCGCAGGTTGCAGGGACTGATCGTCAGGGTCTGGTCGTAGCCACTGCGGATCATCTCGCCGTGGCTGATGTCGCGGGTCCAGGCCGTGCCGGTGAAGGTGACGTTGTTGGCCCGGGCGAACGGGTTGCTCTCGCTGTCGGCGAGCGGCTGCCACGGTCCGGTGATGGCCGGTGCGGTCCAGGAGCGGAAGTAGCGCCGGCCGTCGCTGCCGATCGCCTCGACGAGCAGCAGGTACTGGTTGCCGACCCGGTAGACGTTGGCCGCCTCGAACAGCCGGTTGCGGTTGCTGTCCTGCATGGCGATGACCGTGTTGGTGAATCCGTTGGGGAACTGCGCCAGCGTCGTCTGTGACCGGTAAAGGTGGCCGTTGTCGTCGGAGGAGAACAGGTAGCAGTTGCTGCTGTCGCAGATCACCCACATGTCGACCCAGTAACCGTTGCCGATGTTCTGCCGGATGATGTCCGGCATGGCGCTGTAGAAGTTCTTCGGCGCGCTCCACCCGGCCGGATTGCTGATGTCCGGGTTGGTGGAGTAGGAGGCGTTGCCGGTCTGGTAGACGAGATACCACAGCCGTTGCGGAGCGAAGTAGAACACCTGCGGCGCGGCGCGGTAGCCGGTGCCGATCGGAGACTGGTCGAGGTAGTAGAAGGGGGCCGAGCCGGCCTGGGGCCAGTCCGTGAAGCTGGTGTAGACAAGGTTGTAGCCGGACGACTGCGCGGTGCTGGCGAAGACGTGGTACTTGCCGTTGTAGTAGACCACCGACGGATCCTTGATGCCGGCGATGTTCCGGCCATCCGATTTCGGGCCGATCAGCGCACCGCTGGAACTCCAGCGGAAGGTGTTCGGCAGGCTGCCGCTCGGGGGCGGCGTCGTCGGCGGGGGCGTGCTCGGCGGCGGGGTGGTGCTCGGCGGCGGTGTGCTCGTGCCGCCGGTGCAGGTGACTCCGTTGAGCGCGAAGCTCGTCGGCGCGGGGTTGCTGCCGCTCCAGGAGCCGTTGAAGCCGAACGACACGCTGGCGTTGCTGCCGATGGTCGCGTTGTAGCTGACGTTCACGGCTGCGACCTGTGCTCCGTTCTGGGTGATGGCGGCGTTCCAGTACTGGGTGACGGTCTGGCCCGCGGCGAAGGACCAGGTGAGGGTCCAGCCCTGCACCGGATCCCCGAGGTTGGTGATGGTGACGTTCGCGCCGAATCCGCCCTGCCACTCTGAGGACACCGCGTAGGTGACCGAGCAGCCGGCCGCGGCGGCGCTGGCGGGCATGGTGACGGCGCCGGCGGTGGCGAGCAGACCTGCGGCGGCCGCGAGCAGCGCGACCCTGCCTTTCCAACTGGGATGCATCGAGGTCCTTCCGTGGTGATGAGCGCCCCGGCGGCGTGAGGGGATGGCGGACCAGCGAACCTGGTCCCGCTCGCCCGGGCGGTTCGGGCACGTCACCGAGCGTCGGCCGGGATCAGACCCGGCGCCCATCGAACAATCGGTGACTCCGAATGGATGGCGCGGCCTCGACTGCCGCAGAAAATAGCACGTCATCGATGGCGCGCTCAAGGCGCGGAGGGTGCATCGGCAGCCATGGTCCGGATCGCGGGGACCGCTGCGGCTCGTCCGAAACGCCGCTCCCGCTGGCGCCCGCCCCAACTTCGACGGCGCTCGCCGGCGCAACATCCGGCCCCTGGCGGCGAGTAGTGGTAGAAGTAGGTGACTAATCGGGTATATCGGTGGAAGTCGACCAGGCTGCGGGTGGCTCCCCGAGGCGCAAGCCCTGCACAGCTGGACTGGCAGACGACACCGCGAACGGGAGCGGAATGTACGCAGGGGCAGTGGGCATGGCCCTGGTGGCCGTGCTCATCGTCGCCGTCCTGCACCTGGCCCACCGGGCGCTGGCGATCGCCTCACCGCCGCTGGAGACCCTGCCCTTCCAATCCGGATGGCGGCCCGCCGAGCACGCGTTGTCGCGCTACCACGTCCGGTGGTACCTCGCGACGCTGGTCTTCCTCGCCTTCGACGTGGAGATGCTGTTCATGTACCCGTGGGCGGTGGTCGTCGGCCGGTTGGGGGCCTCGGCGGTCGTGGAGATGTTCGTCTTCCTCGGCGGGGTCTTCGTGGCGGTCCTCTGGGCCTGGCGGGAGGGCGCGCTGAGGTGGGTCTGACCGACGCGTGGGGCCGGGGCGCCGTCCGGCACGCGCACGTGCTGGTGGCGGAGCTGCCCGGGTACTGGACGACGCGGGTCGCCGTCGAGCGGCAGGTGCTCGCCCGGGGCTGGCGGCTCGCCCTGTCGCCCGGGGACGCCGACATCCTGGCCGTGTGCGGCCCGCCCCGGCCGCCCCTGCCGCAGCTCCTGGCACGACTGTGGGAGCAGCTGCCCGGTCCGCGTACCCGCGTCGAGGTCGACTCCCCGCAGGCGGTGCGCTCCGCACTCGACACGGCGGCGGCGGACCTGCTCGACACCGCCGCGCAGCGGGCCGACGGTCAGCTCCGCCGCCGCGAGCCACCGCCCGACATCCCGCTCGCGGCCGGCGGCGCGGACCGGGACGGCCTGGAACTGGACCTCCTGCACCTGCGGCTCGGCCCCGTCCTGGCGTACTGGCCGGCCGGGCTCGTCCTGGGCTGCACCCTGCAAGGCGACGTGATCGTGGACGCGGAGACCAGTCTGGTCGGCGTCGACGACTCCGCCCCGGCGCCGGACGCGTGGGCCACGGACGACTCACGCCGGTTCGCCGCCCGACGGTGCGACAACGCCGTCGGCCTGCTGGGGCTCGCCGGCTGGGACGACGCCGCCTCCCGCGCCCGCCGGATCCGGGACGCCCTGCTGTTCACCACCGACCCCGACCGGCCGGCACGGGAACTCGACCGGCTCCGCCGCCGGGTGGGCCGGTCGTGGTTGTTGCGGTGGTCGCTGCGCCAGCTCGGCCCGCTGGACGCGCCCGCACTCACCCGCCGCGGGCTGCCGGCCACCGCCACCGGAGACGTACGCGACCGGCTGCTCGCCATGCTCGACCGCGCCGCCGACAGTCTCGCCGGCCGACACCCCGTCGGGCCGCCGCGCCGTACCCCGGTCGAAGCGCTCCCTGACCTGGTACGCGGGTGGGACGTCGCCACCGCCCGGCTCATCGTCGCCAGTCTCGACCTCGAACCGCTCGTGGCCGGCCGCGAGGTGAGTCGTGTCTGAACCTGCCGTCACCGTGGTACCCGGCGGGTGGGCGCCGGTCGCCGCCGGGTTGCTCGGACTGCTGGCGGTCGCCGCCGCCGTACTCGACGGACTCCTGGCGGCCCGGGCGACCGGCGCCGGTACGTCCGGCCTGAGCCAGCCGTTCGGGGAGGTGGCCCGGCTGATGCGGCAGCGGCGGCGGACCACGGTCGCGGCGGACCGCCTGCTGTGGCGGGTCGGCGGGGCCGGCCTGCTGGTGATGGCGTTGCTGATCATCATGGTGGTGCCGCTGGGCGGGTGGACCCTGTTCGACCTCGACGTCGGGGTGGTCTGGTTCAACGCCATGGACGTCCTCGCCTGGGCGTTCGTGTGGCTGACCGGTTGGGGTGCCAACTCGGCGTACGCCCTGGTCGGCGGTTACCGCTTCCTCGCCCACGGGCTCGCGTACGAGTTGCCGCTGATGTTCGCGCTGGTGGCGCCTGCGGTCGGCGCGTCGAGCCTGAACCCGGGCGTGATCGCCGCCGCCCAACGGGGCCTCTGGTTCGTGGTCTGGATGCCGGTGGCCTTCGTCGTCTTCTGCATCGGGGTCCTGGCGATCGCGGTCTGGGGACCGTTCTCCCCGGCCCTGGGCGCTGACGTCGCCGGCGGGGTGGCCGCCGAGTTGTCGGGGGTGGACCGGCTGCTGTTCCTCGGCGGCCGGTACGCGCTGCTCGCCGCCGGGGCCGCGTTCGCGGTGCCGATGTTCCTCGGCGGCGGTGCCGGCCCGCTGCTTCCCGGCTGGGCGTGGGTGCTGGTCAAGGCGTTCGTCCTGCTCTGCGGGCTGGTGTGGTTGCGCCGCCGGCTGCCAGCGGCGCGGCCGGACTCGTTCCTGGAAGCCGGGTGGCTGGTGCTGCTTCCCGCGGTGCTGGTGCAGGACCTGGTCGTCTCGGTCGTGGCCGTGGGGAGGGGTTGAGCGTGCTCACTCACGTCGCGTTCTGGGTCCTGGCGGTCGTCGCCGTGTTCGCCGGCGCCGCCGTGTTCGTGGTCGACTCGATGGCCCGGGCCAGCTACTCCCTCGCCGTGTCCTTCGTCGCCGTCGGCCTCCAGGTGCTGCTGATGCAGCAGAACTACGTCGGCGTGGTGACGATCCTGATGATGGTCATGGAGATGGCCGTCATGGCCGTCTACATGGTCATGTTCATGGGCATGAACCCGGCCCTGATGCCGATGAGCATGGTCCACGACAACCGGCAGGCCCTGGCGGTGTCGATCGGCGTGTTCGTGCTTCTCGCCGCCGGGGTGCTGCTGGTGCCGTGGCCCACGCGGCGGGGCGGCCCACCCATCGACGCGACGGCGGCGTTGGGAGACGAGTTGATGGGCCCGAAGATGCTGGTCATGTCGGCCGTCGGCGTGGTCATGGCGGTCACCGTCGTGGCCGGCGTCGTGCTGGCCGCCCACCGCACCCGGTACGACCGGTTCGGCGACGACCTGCGCCGACGCCCGCCCGACGATCCGCAGCCGGGGGGTGTCGGCCGGTGACCTTGCAGACCGTGCTGTTGGTGGCGGCGGCGCTGTTCAGCGTCGGGCTCTACGGTGCGCTGTCCCAGCAGGTGGTGGTCATGGTCATGATGGGGCTGGAGCTGATGCTCAACGGCCTCATCCTGGCCGCCGCCGGGTTCTGGTGGTTCCTCGCCCCGGACCCGTCCGGGCAGGTGCTGCTGCTGGTCATCATCGTCGCGATGACCGTGGAGATGGCGATGGGCTTCGCCGTGGCCACGCACCTGCACCGGGTACGCCGCACGGACCTGACCGACCTGGCCGCGGACCTGTCCCGATGAGCCAGCTCGCGCAGGCCGCCCTGTGGACGCCGGTGGTCCTTCCCGCGGCGGCGGGCCTCGGGCTGGTCATGGCCGGGCGGGCGGAGCGGGTCGCCGTACCGGTCTCGCTCGCCGTCGCCACGGTCTCGGTGCTCGCGTCGGTGGTGGTCGCGGTGGCCCGGCCCAGCGGGTCGGTGCCGTTCGTGGCCGGTGTCGACTTCGCGCTCACCGTCGACGGGCTCACCGCGCTGCTCGCGCCCATGCTCGCCGTGGTGACCCTGCTGGTGCTGGCCGCCCCGGCAGCGGAGATCCGGCGTTCCCGGGCCCGCTTCCACGGCCTGATGCTGCTCTTCGCCGCCTCCGCCGCGCTCACCCTTACCGCGGCGACGCTGCCCACCCTGCTGTTCGCGTGGGAGATCATGGGCGCCGCCTCGTACGCGTTGATCGGGTTCTGGTGGCGTGACGAGGACCGGGTGTCGGGCGGGCTGACCGCGTTCCTCACCACCCGCGCGGCCGACCTGGGCCTGTACGTAGCCGCGGGCGCCGCGCTGGCGGGCGGCGCCGGTCTGGCCCTGGCCGACCTGCCGGGCAGCAGCCCGGGATGGCGGCACGTCGTCGCCGCCGGGATTCTCGTCGCCGCGCTCGGTAAGGCCGCGCAACTGCCGTTCTCGTTCTGGCTGTCCCGGGCGATGGCCGGCCCGAGCCCGGTCAGTGCGCTCCTGCACTCCGCGGCGATGGTGGCCCTCGGCGGCTACCTGCTGCTCCGGACGCAACCGCTGCTCGCCGTGACCGGCTGGGCCGCGCCGCTGACCATGTGGGCGGGGGCCGGGACGGCGCTGCTGCTCGGCGCGGTGGCGGTCGCGCAGCGGGACGTCAAGCAGCTGCTGGCCGCCTCCACCTGCGCCCAGCTGGGGTTCGTCGTGCTGGCCGCCGGCGCCGGCGCGGTGGCCGGCGGCACCGCCCAGCTGATCGCGCACGCGGCCACCAAGGCGCTGCTGTTCCTGGCGGCCGGCGTGTGGCTGACCGCGTTCGACACCACGCGGCTCGCCGGGCTCCGTGGGGTCGCCGCCCGGTGGCGGCCGGTCGGCTGGTCGGCCACCGTCGGGGCGGCGGCGCTTGCGGGAATCCCGCCGCTGTCGCTGTGGGCGACCAAGGACGCGGTCCTGGCCCGGGTCCTCGAACGGTCGCCGTGGCTGTACGCGGTCGGTCTCGCCGCGTCCGCGCTGTCGGCCGCCTACGCCGGCAAGCTGCTCGTCGTCATCTGGCGAGCGCGCTCGAACCAACGCGACGACGCCGACACCCGCCGCAACCAGAAAGCCGACACCTGCCGCAACCCGAAGGCCGACACCCGCCGCAACCCGAAGGCCGACACCCGCCGCAACCCGAAGGCCGACACCTGCCGCAACCGGAAGGGTGACGCCCGCCCCGACCCAACAGCGGCCGGTGCCGACGGCCCCCGGCAGGTGCCGTTGATCGTCCTCGCGGCGTGCGCCGCCGCTGCCGGTCTGCTGGTCCTGCCGCCGGTCGGCCCGATGGTCGCCCGGACCGTCGGATCGCCCGGCGGGGCCCGCGTTCCGCTGGTCGAGCTCGCGGTGTCGGCTGTGCTCGCCGTGACCGTCGTGCTGCTGGTCACCCGCCGTCCGGCCCCCGCGCCACGGTGGGCGCTGCGGTGGCTCGGGCTGGAAGCCGCCGCGCGGGTGCTGCTCGTCCGTCCGGTGCTGCGCTGCGCCGAGGCCCTCGCCCGCTTCGACGACCGGGTGCTCGACCGCGGCGTCGACCTCGTCTCGGCCGGGTCGCTGCGCCTGGCCGGGTGGGCCGGCCGGGTCGACGACCGGTGGCTGGACGGCGCCGTGGCGCGGGTCGCCGCCGGGACCCGCCGACTGGCGCAACTCGCCCGCCGGCCGCAGACCGGGCGGCTGCACCACTACTACCTCCAGGCCGTGCTCATGCTGCTCGCCGCCGTCATCGTCCTCGTCGCCTGGGGATGAACCGTGCTCAGTCTGATCGTCTTCCTGCCGCTGCTCGCCGCCGTGGCGCTGGCCACCGTGCCGCGTGTCGGCGACACCTTGGCGCGCTGGACCTGGGTCGCCGTGGCGGCCGTCGACCTCGGACTGGTCGCCGTGCTGTGGCTGCGCTACGACACGCCGCGACCCGGTCAGTTGGCCTTCGTCGAGCGGGCGGCCTGGATCCCGGGCGTGAACAGCAGCTACCACCTCGGGGTGGACGGCCTGTCGCTGCCCCTGGTGGCGATGACCGTGGTGATCTTCCTGGCCTGCGCCGGCTACGCGCTGCGTGAACGGCACCGCCCCCGCGGCCAGGCGGCGCTGTTCCTGTTCCTGCAGAGCGTCAGCCTCGGCCTGTTCGTGGCCGCCGACCTGATCCTGTTCTTCGTCTTCTTTGACCTGTCCCTCGTCGGCATGTACTTCGTCATCGCCGGCTGGGGCCACGGCGACCGCGCACGGTCGGCGCTGAAGTTCTTCCTCTACACCTTCCTCGGCTCCCTGGCGCTGCTGGTCGGCTTCATCGGCCTGTACGTCGCCGCCGACCCGCACACCTTCGACATGCCGCAACTGGCCGCCGCGCCGCCGTTGCAGGGCCGACCACTCGCCGGTGGACTGGTGCTCGCGGCGATCCTGCTCGGCCTGGTCGTGAAGACGCCGGCAGTGCCGTTTCACACCTGGCTGCCACCCGCGCACACCGACGCCCCGGCCGTCGGCTCGGCGGTCCTCGCGGGGGTGCTGCTGAAGATGGGCACCTACGGCTTCGTCCGTATCGCGATGCCGATGCTGCCGCAGGCCTGGCGGGCCTGGGCCGGGGTGGTGACCGTCATCGGCATCGTCTCGGTGATCTACGGGGCGCTGGTGGCGTTGGCCCAGTCCAACGTCAAACGCA
This region includes:
- a CDS encoding glycoside hydrolase family 16 protein codes for the protein MRSIRTIAAVALASVGLTVAFTATTSTPALAAPGAVTWSDDFNGPAGAPPDAGKWRYDIGGGGWGNNELQYYTSNTRNAALDGNGNLVITARRENPSGYSCWYGSCQYTSARLLTASTFTQAYGRFEARIKIPRGQGIWPAFWMLGNDIATNPWPNSGEIDIMENIGREPSTVHGSLHGPGYSGGNPLTGQTSLPGGQALADAFHTYAVDWAPDSVTWYLDGVAYSRKTPADAGGNRWVFDHPFFMIMNVAVGGNWPGSPDGSTVFPQTMVVDYVRVQAWDSGGDGTGGQIVGYGNKCVDVASANTANGTPIQLWTCNDTAAQRWSWNADGSVRALGKCMDVTGGSTANGAKVQLYDCNGTGAQRWVFTSAGDIVNPQSNKCLDATNVSSADGTRLQIWDCTGGANQKWRR
- the smpB gene encoding SsrA-binding protein SmpB; this translates as MARENGRKLVASNKKARHDYTILKTYEAGIVLAGTEVKSLREGRVSLVDAFAQERDGEIMLYGLHIAEYGYGTWTNHAPRRTRKLLLHRVEIARILEKLRESGLTLVPLSMYFSNGWAKVELGLAKGKKSYDKRQALAERDANREIARELGRRLKGRHQVR
- a CDS encoding non-reducing end alpha-L-arabinofuranosidase family hydrolase, whose protein sequence is MHPSWKGRVALLAAAAGLLATAGAVTMPASAAAAGCSVTYAVSSEWQGGFGANVTITNLGDPVQGWTLTWSFAAGQTVTQYWNAAITQNGAQVAAVNVSYNATIGSNASVSFGFNGSWSGSNPAPTSFALNGVTCTGGTSTPPPSTTPPPSTPPPTTPPPSGSLPNTFRWSSSGALIGPKSDGRNIAGIKDPSVVYYNGKYHVFASTAQSSGYNLVYTSFTDWPQAGSAPFYYLDQSPIGTGYRAAPQVFYFAPQRLWYLVYQTGNASYSTNPDISNPAGWSAPKNFYSAMPDIIRQNIGNGYWVDMWVICDSSNCYLFSSDDNGHLYRSQTTLAQFPNGFTNTVIAMQDSNRNRLFEAANVYRVGNQYLLLVEAIGSDGRRYFRSWTAPAITGPWQPLADSESNPFARANNVTFTGTAWTRDISHGEMIRSGYDQTLTISPCNLRYLYQGMDPDAGGDYNGLPWRLGLLTQSNSTC
- a CDS encoding NADH-quinone oxidoreductase subunit A gives rise to the protein MALVAVLIVAVLHLAHRALAIASPPLETLPFQSGWRPAEHALSRYHVRWYLATLVFLAFDVEMLFMYPWAVVVGRLGASAVVEMFVFLGGVFVAVLWAWREGALRWV
- a CDS encoding complex I subunit 1 family protein, translated to MSEPAVTVVPGGWAPVAAGLLGLLAVAAAVLDGLLAARATGAGTSGLSQPFGEVARLMRQRRRTTVAADRLLWRVGGAGLLVMALLIIMVVPLGGWTLFDLDVGVVWFNAMDVLAWAFVWLTGWGANSAYALVGGYRFLAHGLAYELPLMFALVAPAVGASSLNPGVIAAAQRGLWFVVWMPVAFVVFCIGVLAIAVWGPFSPALGADVAGGVAAELSGVDRLLFLGGRYALLAAGAAFAVPMFLGGGAGPLLPGWAWVLVKAFVLLCGLVWLRRRLPAARPDSFLEAGWLVLLPAVLVQDLVVSVVAVGRG
- a CDS encoding NADH-quinone oxidoreductase subunit J, with translation MLTHVAFWVLAVVAVFAGAAVFVVDSMARASYSLAVSFVAVGLQVLLMQQNYVGVVTILMMVMEMAVMAVYMVMFMGMNPALMPMSMVHDNRQALAVSIGVFVLLAAGVLLVPWPTRRGGPPIDATAALGDELMGPKMLVMSAVGVVMAVTVVAGVVLAAHRTRYDRFGDDLRRRPPDDPQPGGVGR
- a CDS encoding NADH-quinone oxidoreductase subunit NuoK, which translates into the protein MTLQTVLLVAAALFSVGLYGALSQQVVVMVMMGLELMLNGLILAAAGFWWFLAPDPSGQVLLLVIIVAMTVEMAMGFAVATHLHRVRRTDLTDLAADLSR
- a CDS encoding proton-conducting transporter membrane subunit — protein: MSQLAQAALWTPVVLPAAAGLGLVMAGRAERVAVPVSLAVATVSVLASVVVAVARPSGSVPFVAGVDFALTVDGLTALLAPMLAVVTLLVLAAPAAEIRRSRARFHGLMLLFAASAALTLTAATLPTLLFAWEIMGAASYALIGFWWRDEDRVSGGLTAFLTTRAADLGLYVAAGAALAGGAGLALADLPGSSPGWRHVVAAGILVAALGKAAQLPFSFWLSRAMAGPSPVSALLHSAAMVALGGYLLLRTQPLLAVTGWAAPLTMWAGAGTALLLGAVAVAQRDVKQLLAASTCAQLGFVVLAAGAGAVAGGTAQLIAHAATKALLFLAAGVWLTAFDTTRLAGLRGVAARWRPVGWSATVGAAALAGIPPLSLWATKDAVLARVLERSPWLYAVGLAASALSAAYAGKLLVVIWRARSNQRDDADTRRNQKADTCRNPKADTRRNPKADTRRNPKADTCRNRKGDARPDPTAAGADGPRQVPLIVLAACAAAAGLLVLPPVGPMVARTVGSPGGARVPLVELAVSAVLAVTVVLLVTRRPAPAPRWALRWLGLEAAARVLLVRPVLRCAEALARFDDRVLDRGVDLVSAGSLRLAGWAGRVDDRWLDGAVARVAAGTRRLAQLARRPQTGRLHHYYLQAVLMLLAAVIVLVAWG
- a CDS encoding complex I subunit 4 family protein encodes the protein MLSLIVFLPLLAAVALATVPRVGDTLARWTWVAVAAVDLGLVAVLWLRYDTPRPGQLAFVERAAWIPGVNSSYHLGVDGLSLPLVAMTVVIFLACAGYALRERHRPRGQAALFLFLQSVSLGLFVAADLILFFVFFDLSLVGMYFVIAGWGHGDRARSALKFFLYTFLGSLALLVGFIGLYVAADPHTFDMPQLAAAPPLQGRPLAGGLVLAAILLGLVVKTPAVPFHTWLPPAHTDAPAVGSAVLAGVLLKMGTYGFVRIAMPMLPQAWRAWAGVVTVIGIVSVIYGALVALAQSNVKRMIAYTSVNHMGYIILAVGVAGLAATGTAQARGVAVAGAVTQMVSHGLITGALFLLAGVLHDRARTYDVHDFGGLAAPAPAFAALFAVGAFASLGLPAFSGFIAEFQIFTGSIAAAPVTAVAVLGILVTAALFLRALQQICTGETAGRSVGFADLRADELWSVGPLLLLSLVIGVAPRPLLDVVEPAAHAVVGLLGR